The genomic segment ATTAGCCTGTGTCGTTTCAGGCTGTAGCAGCGATTACGTTATGGCAACGAAAGACGGCAGGATGATCCTCACCGACGGCAAGCCGGAAGTCGATAATGACACCGGTCTGGTAAGCTACCACGATCAGCAGGGTAATTCGGTACAAATTAATCGCGATGAAATTTCACAGATTATTGAGCGTTAACCGCTGAGGGTCAGTCATCTGCTGGCCTTTATGATTTTTTTGCTTTCCCTTTCTCTTTGCCTCTGCCATTTTTATATTCCTTTGTCGGGAAGGTCCTGACGTGACTTAAAAAAGGAATTCGGCTAT from the Klebsiella sp. RIT-PI-d genome contains:
- a CDS encoding YgdI/YgdR family lipoprotein, coding for MKKWGVLISAVGLACVVSGCSSDYVMATKDGRMILTDGKPEVDNDTGLVSYHDQQGNSVQINRDEISQIIER